The following DNA comes from Winogradskyella sp. PG-2.
GGGCGATAACCAAAGCCATCAGCACCTATACTTACGTTATTATGAAAAATACAATGACTTCCAATAACAGAACGTTCTCTTATAATAGTTCCGGACCAAACTGTAGTATAATCACCAATGCTTGTTTCATCTAAAATTGTCACATTAGGATATAAGGTAACATTTGCACCTATCACAACATCTTTCCCTACATAACAGCCAGCTCCAACTCTACTCCCTTTGCCTATTACTGCTGAGGCATCAATATTAGCTGATGGATGAATTTCATTTTCAAAATGTGGTGTTTCTGGTGTAAATGCATCTAAAAGTTTGGCCATAGCTAAATCCGCATTCTTTACTTTTATCAAGGCTTTATTTTCACCAGGTTCTAAATATATATTATCGTTTACAATTCCCAAAGCAGCTTTAGAGTCTTGCCAAAATTTAGCATATTTTCTATTGCCTATAAAGGTGGCTTGTGTGTTACTTGCCTTCTTTATTTCTTCTAGACCTTCAATTTTTTGATTGGTATCACCTATTATTTCTCCATTTAAGAGTGCATTAATGTCTTGTATTGAAAATGATTTCATTAGTTTTTATAAGTATATTGATTATTTAGATTTACAATATAGTCTTAAAAATAGGAAGTTTAAAACTGCATAGTAAAATTCCTCAACTATTAATCCTCTGGTGGATAACCATGAATTTCTTCAAATTTTTCATCAAAATTTGTACGTAAATAAGAATTTAATTTCTTCTTGTAATCGTCCTTTAACCATTTTAAGAAGTTATGGGTACTTTTACTAATACACTTCGCATAGATTTCTATACGCATATTAATATCATCTTTCAGCATTTTAGCTAATCCTAACGCGTCATAGACATCTTCACTATTCTCAATACAAATTTTTGCATGTTGCTCTATTGAACGTTCTAAGACAACCTTTGATGACTCGCCTTTAGCAACAGCGTCTTTATACGTTTGCCTAATATCAAAATAGGTGTCTTCAGATTTAGAAAATTCACCTTTAATTTCATCGGCTAATTCATGCTTGAAATTAGCTTCAATTACTTCATCACTTTTAATACGATCTGAAAACCAATTAGGCGATTTAAAAATTAATTGCCAATCTAAGTCTGCTCCCCAAGGTCCAAACCGATATAAGTTATTTCCTAAATCGATAGTAATAAACTTAGACTTATTATTAAGAATACGTGAGCCACGACCAATCATTTGGTAATATAAAGTCAAAGATTTTGTAGCTCTATTTAAAATGATGGTATCTATTGTAGGCTCATCAAAACCTGTGGTTAAAATACTTACAGATGTTAAAATTGCATCTGGTGTTTCATGAAACCAATCTAATATTTGCTTACGTTGTTTTTTTGTAGCCGTATTATCTAAATGCATAATTGGCAATCCAGCTTCTCTAAACGCATAATAAACACTTATTGAAGTATTAATACCATTATTAAAAATAAGAGCCTTCTTCCCTAGTGAATGCTTTTTATAAGCATCTACTAATTTTTGAAGCATTGCAGGACTCGAATATAAATCTTCAGAAGATTTAACGGTATAATCACCATTAGATCCGACCTCTAAAGAAGTTAATCCCATATCATAAGCATAGGTTTCTGCTCGTGCTAAGAATTCATTCTCTATTAAATTCTCAATAGTTTCTCCCGTAATAAGTTCGTCATAGTTATCTTTCATAGGTAACTCTTTGTTAGAACTTAAAGGGGTCGCTGTAACACCAAGAATAAAAGACTTTTCGAAAAACTTAAAAAGCTTCGTGAAAGAATTGTAATGCGCTTCATCAATAATTACTAAACCAACATCAGAGATGTCAAGCATATCGTCATTTAGACGGTTATTTAAAGTCTCTACCATGGCTACAAAGCACGAATATTCAGCCTGGTCATCTAAATTTGCTTTACTGTTTACTACTTTATTAGTAACACCAAAACTTGTAAGCATAGAAGATGTTTGATTACATAGCTCCACTCTATGCGTCATTACCAATACTTTTTTATTGTGATTCTTTAGGTATTGACGAACCATTTCAGAAAAAATAACTGTTTTTCCTCCACCAGTAGGTAATTGATATAATAAATGATAATCCTTTGGCGCATTATCAAATTTTTCAAAAATCTGACTTATTGCACCTTGTTGATATTCATATAATTCTTTGTCGGTTTTCTTAGCTTGAACAGCTTGATTTGTTTGAGACATCAAAAAAAATTTAGTACGTTGCAAAATTACGGTTAATTGCTAAATGTTTTATAAAAAACTAATGTATCTCTCTATTTCAATACTAAATAGAAAAAATACCGTTAATAACTTATCTACCATCTTTAATTTTTAAAGCATTAATTTTTTAAATTCGCCATGCTATTAATCATTTATTAAGATTTTATCTATAGATAATATAGATTGAGCTTATTCGATAATTATGAAGTTAGTTACTGTATTACTTGTTATGGTCTTTATGTCCTTTAAAGGCTTTAGTCAAGAAAATAACCTAGAAGATTCATTAAGAATCACAATAGAAGAGCCTATAATAAATTTAAAGAAAGGTACTGTAACCAATGAGGTTGCAATCCCTATTATAAGTCCTCTTGAAAGTAATGAGGATATTGATATTAAATCAGAATTCTGGGAAACAAGTATATACAATCCTTATCAAAACACTTTTACAGAGTTTCCATTTAAAATTACTTTTTCCGATAGTTTATACACCTCTCCTGTTTCTCATAAAAAAGTAATCACATCGCGTTATGGTTGGCGCAGAGGAAGACCACATCAAGGCATAGATATTGATTTAGTCACAGGTGATAGTGTGGTATCAATTTTAGATGGTATTGTTCGTTTTGCAAGATATAGTAGAGGGCATGGTAAAACAGTTGTTGTTAGACATTTTAATGGCTTAGAAACGACCTATGCTCATTTATCATATATAGCAGTAAAACCAAATGATACTATTTCTAAAGGTGGTTATCTTGGAAAAGGCGGAAATACAGGAAATTCTAGAGGGAGTCATTTACATTTAGTTGTAAGTTACCAAGGTGAATATATTCATCCTGAATACCTCTTTGATTTCTCTGAAACTAATAAAATTAGAGCTAAGGAATTATGGGTAACAAGACAATGGACACATGCACAATTACATAGTTCTAGGCGAGTTAGCAAGGTTAATCTTTTAACAACTAAGGAAGCTGCATTACTTAGTTTGAAGAAGCAAAAGAAGGTATATGTTGTAAAAAAGGGAGATACACTTTACGGAATTTCGAGACGAAATAACCTCTCAATTTCTAAAATTTGTAATACCAATGCTATTAAAATATCTACTCCATTAAAAATTGGTCAAAAATTAGTCTTAGAACTCTAAAAAATCACATATTCAAATTAGAAAATTCTGTATTTTGCAGCTTCAATAAATCATAATTCTACTTGAAAGTCTGTATCGCCGAAAAGCCAAGTGTGGCTAGGGAAATTGCATCTGTTTTAGGAGCCACTACAAAGCGTGATGGTTATTATGAAGGCAATGGATATGCAGTAACTTACACCTTTGGCCATCTTTGTACGTTGTACGAACCTGTAGATTATAAGCACTATTGGAAAAGTTGGGATTTAAATAATTTGCCCATGCTACCTGAAAAGTTTCAGGTAAAAGTTTCGGATAATGATGGCATAAAAAAGCAGTTTAGGATTGTAAAAAGTCTATTCGATA
Coding sequences within:
- a CDS encoding M23 family metallopeptidase, translating into MKLVTVLLVMVFMSFKGFSQENNLEDSLRITIEEPIINLKKGTVTNEVAIPIISPLESNEDIDIKSEFWETSIYNPYQNTFTEFPFKITFSDSLYTSPVSHKKVITSRYGWRRGRPHQGIDIDLVTGDSVVSILDGIVRFARYSRGHGKTVVVRHFNGLETTYAHLSYIAVKPNDTISKGGYLGKGGNTGNSRGSHLHLVVSYQGEYIHPEYLFDFSETNKIRAKELWVTRQWTHAQLHSSRRVSKVNLLTTKEAALLSLKKQKKVYVVKKGDTLYGISRRNNLSISKICNTNAIKISTPLKIGQKLVLEL
- the lpxD gene encoding UDP-3-O-(3-hydroxymyristoyl)glucosamine N-acyltransferase, with amino-acid sequence MKSFSIQDINALLNGEIIGDTNQKIEGLEEIKKASNTQATFIGNRKYAKFWQDSKAALGIVNDNIYLEPGENKALIKVKNADLAMAKLLDAFTPETPHFENEIHPSANIDASAVIGKGSRVGAGCYVGKDVVIGANVTLYPNVTILDETSIGDYTTVWSGTIIRERSVIGSHCIFHNNVSIGADGFGYRPSDDGRGLVKIPHIGNVVIGNGVEIGANSCVDRAKFSSTILGDGCKIDNLVQIAHNCVLGRSCIMAGSSGLAGSVTLGDGVVIGGSASIKDHTTIHSGATVGAGSGVMNDVAAGKTVLGYPAVDSREMLKQWVALRKLAR
- a CDS encoding DEAD/DEAH box helicase, with protein sequence MSQTNQAVQAKKTDKELYEYQQGAISQIFEKFDNAPKDYHLLYQLPTGGGKTVIFSEMVRQYLKNHNKKVLVMTHRVELCNQTSSMLTSFGVTNKVVNSKANLDDQAEYSCFVAMVETLNNRLNDDMLDISDVGLVIIDEAHYNSFTKLFKFFEKSFILGVTATPLSSNKELPMKDNYDELITGETIENLIENEFLARAETYAYDMGLTSLEVGSNGDYTVKSSEDLYSSPAMLQKLVDAYKKHSLGKKALIFNNGINTSISVYYAFREAGLPIMHLDNTATKKQRKQILDWFHETPDAILTSVSILTTGFDEPTIDTIILNRATKSLTLYYQMIGRGSRILNNKSKFITIDLGNNLYRFGPWGADLDWQLIFKSPNWFSDRIKSDEVIEANFKHELADEIKGEFSKSEDTYFDIRQTYKDAVAKGESSKVVLERSIEQHAKICIENSEDVYDALGLAKMLKDDINMRIEIYAKCISKSTHNFLKWLKDDYKKKLNSYLRTNFDEKFEEIHGYPPED